The Verrucomicrobium spinosum DSM 4136 = JCM 18804 genome includes a region encoding these proteins:
- a CDS encoding replicative DNA helicase, translated as MTLQDIQIPFSDDAERGVLSCMICRHDVALEAQLELKDEHFYHPANRLIFQTIKTMVAEERPTELPAMSVFFMDMGLMDKIGGPATLAELYAFVPTPAHYDYYRDILKQKLKLRKVIEACTEVLQSVQEVGHGDADVLVDAAGERFYEIAAQEQTCQGTFKEKLMEYTNVWEARALGQVETGIPTRWRSWNATFGGITPRMWLIAGYPSDGKSSLAQGLVEDTLVHGGDVLWFMYEMDDTETIDRLVSSRSQLESKKVFFPQHHPLQQGEARRVSKAVGEMMNFGLHLRCEPTWTVEQIVAETRAMKRRNANLKLVVVDYLQLVPTAKDFGAKRSDQVAYISRTLKRDVSAANGIAVVVLSQLNDDGKTLDSRAPGQDASNVLFIEQAGETRDPVTRKAVKKEGGLRVAKNRNGPRGHLLPIRLEGASFCFEEREMGVVRQ; from the coding sequence ATGACCCTGCAAGACATCCAGATTCCATTCTCCGACGACGCTGAGCGAGGTGTGCTCTCCTGCATGATCTGCCGGCATGATGTCGCGTTGGAAGCCCAGCTCGAGCTCAAGGATGAGCACTTCTACCACCCGGCCAACCGGCTGATCTTCCAGACGATCAAGACCATGGTGGCTGAGGAGCGGCCGACTGAATTGCCGGCCATGTCCGTGTTCTTCATGGACATGGGGCTCATGGACAAGATCGGCGGGCCGGCGACGCTGGCAGAGCTGTACGCGTTTGTCCCGACGCCTGCGCACTACGACTACTATCGCGACATCCTGAAGCAGAAGCTGAAGCTTCGGAAGGTCATCGAGGCCTGTACCGAGGTGCTGCAGTCAGTGCAGGAGGTGGGCCACGGTGACGCGGATGTGCTGGTGGATGCAGCGGGGGAGAGGTTCTATGAAATCGCGGCCCAGGAGCAGACCTGCCAGGGCACCTTCAAGGAGAAGCTCATGGAATACACGAACGTCTGGGAGGCGCGGGCCCTCGGCCAGGTGGAGACCGGCATCCCCACCCGGTGGCGCAGTTGGAACGCGACCTTCGGAGGGATCACCCCGAGGATGTGGTTGATTGCCGGCTATCCCTCTGACGGCAAGAGCTCACTGGCGCAGGGCCTGGTGGAAGACACGCTGGTGCACGGGGGGGACGTGCTCTGGTTCATGTACGAGATGGATGACACAGAGACCATTGACCGGCTGGTATCTTCCCGCAGCCAGTTGGAGAGCAAGAAGGTGTTCTTTCCTCAACACCATCCGCTCCAGCAGGGGGAGGCAAGGCGGGTGTCCAAGGCGGTGGGGGAGATGATGAACTTCGGCCTGCACCTCCGTTGCGAGCCCACCTGGACTGTAGAGCAGATCGTGGCGGAGACGCGGGCGATGAAGCGCCGCAACGCGAACCTGAAGCTGGTGGTGGTGGACTACTTGCAACTGGTGCCGACGGCCAAGGACTTCGGAGCCAAGCGGTCCGATCAGGTGGCCTACATCTCCCGGACTCTCAAGCGGGATGTCTCGGCGGCCAACGGCATCGCGGTCGTCGTGCTCTCGCAGCTCAATGACGATGGCAAGACATTGGACAGCCGGGCCCCGGGTCAGGATGCCTCCAACGTGCTCTTCATCGAGCAAGCGGGGGAGACGAGGGATCCTGTGACGCGGAAGGCAGTGAAGAAGGAAGGCGGGCTACGGGTGGCGAAGAACCGCAATGGCCCGCGCGGGCACTTGCTGCCCATCAGGCTGGAAGGGGCGAGCTTCTGCTTTGAGGAGCGGGAGATGGGGGTGGTGAGGCAGTAG
- a CDS encoding RusA family crossover junction endodeoxyribonuclease, with amino-acid sequence MNQRLSFFIPGVPAPGGSKRFVGIGKKTKRAILVDAAGQKNKDWRTAVGWAAHEHFKGEVLTGALRVTFTFFMPRPKGHHGKRGLLPSAPAFPITRPDALKLARSTEDALTGIVWRDDAQVVDGGQKKRYADSCSAGCLVEIEELASHPFDTAPNTTRANPHLI; translated from the coding sequence ATGAACCAACGACTCTCATTCTTCATTCCGGGTGTGCCTGCGCCGGGCGGATCGAAACGCTTCGTCGGGATCGGCAAGAAAACGAAGCGGGCGATCCTTGTTGATGCCGCGGGCCAGAAGAACAAAGACTGGCGGACTGCAGTGGGCTGGGCAGCACACGAGCACTTCAAAGGCGAGGTGCTTACCGGGGCGTTGAGGGTGACGTTCACGTTCTTCATGCCGCGGCCCAAGGGGCACCACGGGAAGCGTGGGCTACTCCCGTCTGCGCCGGCTTTCCCCATCACCAGGCCGGATGCCCTCAAGCTGGCGCGGTCCACCGAAGACGCCCTGACGGGAATCGTCTGGCGCGATGATGCCCAGGTGGTCGATGGCGGGCAAAAGAAGCGCTACGCGGACTCCTGCTCTGCGGGGTGCCTGGTGGAGATCGAGGAGCTCGCCTCCCACCCATTTGACACCGCGCCCAACACGACAAGGGCAAATCCCCACCTCATCTGA
- a CDS encoding NACHT domain-containing protein: protein MAELLTTATVALTNFVWTQLEKYVPLLYKKIGEEVKLRSAIHTYLSRYQDAYGSIKPIGMTSPIPLEKIYTEVQFTTEDLRRHFCEGALERSALRDLRHLIDKSKIETLHGIDAANRFQRLLVVGHPGGGKSTYLRRVGWECLRSHGILKERHSGKARYEHALLPVLLEMKRFRSGESTTLIELLTNELVNCGFPESEAMVEGLLEAGKLLILLDALDEVAQDRVESTVEQALELVRRYPECRFIISCRVAFQHDYFSNFQDVTLLDFTDGQIDHFITNWFSSAEQRAEKIAERFIRQLHDQEHAATLELARSPVLLGYLCMVYDRTLTPFTNRAEIYRRALDIYLEEWNARELKKAHAGRVHAMLPHETELRMLAHIAYHALKQEKFFLTKDEWMNAIQGYVSGLVEKPKGVSPADLLNGIAVSQGLVVQRTHLDWSFSHLTLQEYLAAFHIDQADLIEETVECHLGEDRWLEVFLILAGMRPARLLRAMVRIANLRVHSANPGWASWCRHLQS from the coding sequence ATGGCTGAACTCCTCACCACGGCAACTGTCGCCTTGACCAACTTCGTCTGGACGCAGTTGGAGAAGTATGTGCCTCTGCTGTACAAGAAAATCGGGGAGGAGGTCAAGCTAAGGAGCGCCATCCACACGTACCTGAGCCGCTACCAGGACGCCTATGGGAGCATCAAACCCATCGGCATGACCTCCCCCATTCCGTTGGAGAAAATCTATACGGAGGTCCAGTTCACCACGGAGGATCTGCGCCGCCACTTCTGCGAAGGGGCGCTGGAAAGGTCCGCGCTGCGCGACTTGCGTCATCTGATCGATAAAAGCAAAATCGAGACGCTGCATGGGATCGACGCCGCCAATCGCTTTCAGCGCCTCCTGGTGGTGGGGCATCCGGGCGGGGGGAAAAGCACCTACCTGCGCCGGGTAGGCTGGGAGTGCCTGCGCAGCCACGGCATCCTGAAAGAGAGGCATTCAGGCAAGGCTCGCTATGAGCATGCCTTGCTGCCTGTGCTGCTGGAGATGAAACGCTTCCGTAGTGGAGAAAGCACCACGCTGATCGAACTGCTGACAAACGAGCTGGTGAATTGCGGCTTCCCAGAGAGCGAGGCCATGGTGGAGGGCCTCTTGGAAGCAGGCAAACTCCTCATCCTGCTGGATGCTCTGGATGAGGTGGCCCAGGATCGGGTGGAGTCCACCGTAGAGCAGGCGCTGGAGCTGGTGAGGCGCTACCCCGAGTGCCGCTTCATCATCTCCTGCCGGGTCGCGTTCCAGCACGACTACTTCAGCAACTTCCAGGATGTGACCCTGCTGGACTTCACGGATGGTCAAATCGACCACTTCATCACCAACTGGTTCTCCAGCGCGGAGCAAAGGGCGGAAAAAATTGCGGAGAGATTCATCCGGCAACTGCATGATCAGGAACACGCCGCCACGCTGGAGCTGGCACGCAGCCCCGTCCTCCTGGGCTACCTGTGCATGGTCTATGACCGCACGCTCACCCCCTTCACCAATCGGGCAGAGATCTACCGCCGTGCTCTGGATATCTACCTGGAGGAATGGAATGCCCGCGAGCTCAAAAAAGCCCACGCCGGTCGTGTGCATGCCATGCTGCCCCATGAGACGGAGCTCCGCATGCTGGCCCACATCGCCTACCACGCCCTCAAGCAGGAGAAATTCTTCCTCACCAAGGATGAATGGATGAATGCCATCCAGGGCTACGTTTCTGGCCTCGTCGAGAAGCCCAAGGGGGTCTCTCCCGCCGACCTCCTAAATGGCATCGCGGTGAGCCAGGGATTGGTGGTGCAGCGCACCCACCTTGACTGGTCCTTCTCCCACCTCACCCTGCAGGAGTACCTGGCCGCCTTTCATATCGATCAGGCCGACCTCATCGAGGAGACGGTAGAGTGCCATCTGGGCGAGGATCGGTGGCTGGAGGTGTTCCTCATCCTGGCCGGCATGCGACCGGCACGCCTGCTGCGGGCGATGGTCCGCATCGCCAATTTACGTGTCCACTCTGCCAATCCAGGCTGGGCGTCATGGTGCAGACACCTGCAGTCTTAG
- a CDS encoding helix-turn-helix domain-containing protein: protein MDAKQLKDWRKAKGWSQADTAKHFQVSIHAVQSWEQGKNPIPPQIERLILAEVDLKVPLSMISEIHQIATDNGVSFDEAVKLILGSGLKSLRSTTHAKNS, encoded by the coding sequence ATGGACGCGAAGCAGTTAAAAGACTGGCGGAAAGCCAAAGGCTGGAGTCAAGCCGACACCGCAAAACACTTCCAGGTCTCCATCCACGCCGTGCAGTCTTGGGAACAGGGCAAAAATCCCATTCCCCCGCAAATCGAGCGCCTGATTCTCGCGGAAGTGGACTTGAAAGTACCCCTTAGCATGATTTCTGAGATCCATCAGATTGCGACCGACAACGGCGTTTCTTTCGATGAGGCCGTGAAACTAATCTTGGGCTCCGGCCTCAAGTCTCTCCGAAGTACCACCCATGCGAAAAATTCTTAA
- a CDS encoding YdaU family protein: MHYYQHHVGDYNRDTAQLSVTEHGAYRLLMDAYYVSERPLPASADMLCRICRAITKAEREAVKTVARLFFREENGELRHKRIDDELEKYERKSEANRVNGAKGGRPPKRKPDENPVGSGSITQRATERDPNLNPNQEPVTKNQLIPPNPPAGGDGGAGGISPPPGKPLKPDGTSDPRHHAITQAWGPRFEEFHGFRYDFQGKDAVRLRNFLQRSREGVETFLEVAESAWARTHEDTYASASKRAATIAGLCDHWNAIRTELQARPLPVGRGNHAAEPQRASFKL, from the coding sequence ATGCACTACTACCAGCACCACGTTGGCGACTATAACCGGGACACCGCGCAGTTGTCCGTCACGGAGCACGGGGCTTACAGGCTTCTGATGGACGCCTACTACGTCTCTGAGCGGCCGCTGCCAGCATCTGCGGACATGCTCTGTCGGATCTGTCGAGCCATCACCAAAGCTGAGCGTGAGGCTGTGAAGACGGTGGCGCGGCTGTTCTTCCGCGAGGAGAATGGGGAACTGCGTCACAAGAGGATCGATGACGAACTGGAAAAGTACGAACGCAAGTCAGAGGCCAACAGGGTGAACGGGGCGAAAGGGGGAAGGCCGCCCAAAAGGAAACCGGATGAAAACCCGGTGGGTTCCGGTTCGATAACCCAACGAGCAACCGAAAGGGATCCCAACCTAAACCCTAACCAAGAACCAGTAACCAAGAACCAACTGATCCCCCCTAACCCCCCTGCCGGGGGGGATGGAGGAGCAGGGGGAATTTCGCCCCCTCCGGGGAAGCCGCTCAAGCCAGACGGCACTTCTGACCCCCGCCATCACGCCATCACCCAGGCTTGGGGGCCGCGGTTTGAGGAGTTCCATGGCTTCCGGTATGACTTCCAGGGGAAAGACGCCGTGAGACTGCGCAACTTCCTCCAACGCAGCAGAGAGGGCGTGGAGACGTTTCTCGAAGTGGCTGAGTCCGCGTGGGCCAGAACCCATGAGGACACCTACGCCTCCGCATCCAAGCGAGCCGCAACCATCGCTGGACTCTGCGATCACTGGAACGCGATCAGGACAGAACTGCAGGCCCGGCCGCTGCCTGTGGGACGCGGGAATCATGCGGCTGAACCCCAACGCGCGAGCTTCAAGCTATGA